In a genomic window of Deltaproteobacteria bacterium CG11_big_fil_rev_8_21_14_0_20_49_13:
- a CDS encoding RNA pseudouridine synthase — MMKRRFLDVVYEDKDLIVINKPRGVIVAHEKGSEWSGKKQLALVDHVRAYIVRKFPGAKASFARPLHRLDKETTGLVLFAKSNGALKLANDIKEHKVERVYAAIVEGPVNREDGTIDTELSKGDFGHGKKVGVVKNGEGKRTVTRYHVVERYDNATLLDARLETGFTHQIRVHLASIGHPLVGDKVYNPHPKIKFPRQALHARRVKFYHPVSKKKMILEAKLPPDMEGLVDNLRGN, encoded by the coding sequence ATGATGAAGAGAAGATTTTTAGACGTTGTTTACGAAGATAAGGACCTTATAGTGATCAATAAACCGAGGGGAGTCATTGTTGCCCACGAAAAAGGGAGTGAATGGAGCGGAAAAAAACAGTTGGCCCTTGTCGATCATGTCAGGGCCTACATTGTGAGAAAGTTCCCAGGCGCCAAGGCCTCTTTTGCAAGGCCTCTTCACCGCCTTGACAAGGAGACCACGGGGCTAGTCCTTTTTGCGAAGTCGAACGGGGCCTTAAAGCTGGCGAACGACATAAAAGAACATAAGGTGGAAAGGGTCTATGCGGCCATTGTAGAAGGGCCGGTCAACAGAGAGGACGGTACGATAGACACCGAGCTTTCCAAGGGAGATTTCGGTCACGGAAAGAAGGTGGGCGTCGTTAAAAATGGGGAAGGAAAGAGAACGGTAACGCGGTATCACGTTGTGGAAAGGTATGATAACGCCACGCTCCTCGACGCAAGGCTTGAGACGGGCTTCACCCATCAGATAAGGGTCCATCTGGCGTCCATTGGTCATCCTTTAGTAGGTGACAAGGTCTACAATCCGCATCCAAAGATAAAATTTCCGAGACAGGCCCTTCACGCAAGAAGGGTAAAGTTCTATCACCCCGTTTCGAAGAAAAAGATGATATTAGAGGCCAAGCTACCGCCTGACATGGAGGGGTTGGTAGATAATTTAAGAGGAAATTAA